The Anopheles merus strain MAF chromosome 2L, AmerM5.1, whole genome shotgun sequence genome has a segment encoding these proteins:
- the LOC121591951 gene encoding transitional endoplasmic reticulum ATPase TER94, which translates to MADSKNDDLATAILKRKDRPNRLIVDEAANDDNSVISLSQAKMDELELFRGDTVLLKGKRRKETVCIVLSDENCPDEKIRMNRVVRNNLRVWLGDVVMIQSCPDVKYGKRVHILPIDDTVEGLSGNLFDVYLKPYFLEAYRPIHKDDTFIVRGGMRAVEFKVVAADPEPYCIVAPETVIHCEGNPIKREEEEETLNAVGYDDIGGCRKQLAQIKEMVELPLRHPSLFKAIGVKPPRGILMYGPPGTGKTLIARAVANETGAFFFLINGPEIMSKLAGESESNLRKAFEEAEKNSPAIIFIDEIDAIAPKREKTHGEVERRIVSQLLTLMDGMKKSSHVIVMAATNRPNSIDPALRRFGRFDREIDIGIPDATGRLEVLRIHTKNMKLADDVDLEQIAAESHGHVGADLASLCSEAALQQIREKMDLIDLEDDQIDAEVLNSLAVSMENFRYAMTKSSPSALRETVVEVPNTTWTDIGGLENVKRELQELVQYPVEHPDKFLKFGMQPSRGVLFYGPPGCGKTLLAKAIANECQANFISVKGPELLTMWFGESEANVRDIFDKARSASPCVLFFDELDSIAKSRGGNVGDAGGAADRVINQILTEMDGMGAKKNVFIIGATNRPDIIDPAILRPGRLDQLIYIPLPDEKSREAILRANLRKSPVAEDVDLNYVAKVTQGFSGADLTEICQRACKLAIRQAIEAEIRRERDRAASQNAAMDMDEEDPVPEITRDHFEEAMKFARRSVSDNDIRKYEMFAQTLQQSRGFGTNFRFPSGQGASSSQGQGSSQPTSNNPGDNGDDDLYS; encoded by the exons ATGGCCGACAGCAAGAA CGATGATTTGGCAACTGCCATCCTGAAGCGCAAGGATCGCCCGAACCGCTTGATCGTCGACGAAGCCGCTAACGATGACAACTCGGTTATTTCGTTGTCACAG GCAAAAATGGACGAGCTGGAGCTGTTCCGCGGCGACACGGTACTGCTGAAGGGCAAACGCCGGAAAGAGACGGTCTGCATCGTCTTGTCGGACGAGAACTGCCCGGACGAGAAGATCCGCATGAACAGGGTGGTGCGCAACAATCTGCGCGTCTGGCTCGGCGACGTGGTGATGATCCAGTCCTGCCCGGACGTCAAGTACGGCAAGCGCGTCCACATCCTGCCGATCGACGATACGGTCGAGGGTCTGTCGGGCAACCTGTTCGACGTGTACCTGAAGCCGTACTTCCTGGAGGCGTACCGGCCCATCCACAAGGACGATACGTTCATCGTGCGCGGCGGCATGCGGGCGGTCGAGTTTAAGGTGGTCGCGGCCGATCCGGAGCCGTACTGCATCGTCGCACCGGAGACGGTGATACACTGCGAGGGCAATCCGATCAAGcgcgaggaggaagaggaaacgCTGAACGCGGTCGGGTACGACGACATCGGCGGATGCCGCAAGCAGCTGGCGCAGATCAAGGAGATGGTCGAGCTGCCGCTGCGCCACCCGTCGCTGTTCAAGGCGATCGGTGTGAAGCCGCCGCGCGGCATTCTCATGTACGGTCCCCCCGGTACGGGCAAAACGTTGATCGCCCGTGCGGTCGCGAACGAAACCGGTGCGTTCTTCTTCCTGATCAATGGGCCGGAAATTATGTCCAAGCTGGCGGGCGAGTCGGAATCCAATCTGCGCAAAGCGTTCGAGGAGGCGGAGAAGAACTCGCCGGCGATCATCTTCATCGACGAGATCGACGCGATTGCGCCGAAGCGCGAGAAGACGCACGGTGAGGTGGAGCGGCGCATCGTGTCGCAGCTGCTCACGCTGATGGACGGCATGAAGAAGAGCTCGCACGTGATCGTGATGGCGGCCACGAATCGGCCGAACTCGATCGACCCGGCCCTGCGTCGGTTCGGACGCTTCGATCGCGAAATCGACATCGGCATTCCGGATGCGACCGGCCGGCTGGAGGTGCTGCGCATCCACACCAAAAACATGAAACTGGCGGACGACGTCGACCTCGAGCAGATTGCGGCCGAATCGCACGGTCACGTCGGGGCCGATCTGGCGTCGCTGTGCTCGGAGGCGGCGCTGCAGCAGATCCGCGAGAAGATGGACCTGATCGACCTGGAGGACGACCAGATCGACGCGGAGGTGCTGAACTCGCTGGCCGTCTCGATGGAGAACTTCCGCTACGCGATGACCAAGTCGAGCCCGTCGGCGCTGCGCGAAACCGTGGTCGAGGTGCCGAACACGACCTGGACCGACATCGGTGGGCTGGAGAACGTGAAGCGCGAGCTGCAGGAGCTGGTCCAGTACCCGGTCGAGCATCCGGACAAGTTCCTCAAGTTCGGCATGCAGCCGTCGCGCGGCGTGCTGTTCTACGGGCCGCCCGGTTGCGGCAAGACGCTGCTCGCCAAGGCCATCGCCAACGAGTGCCAGGCGAACTTCATCTCAGTCAAGGGCCCGGAGCTGCTGACCATGTGGTTCGGCGAGTCGGAGGCGAACGTGCGCGACATCTTCGACAAGGCCCGTTCCGCATCGCCGTGCGTGCTGTTCTTCGACGAGCTGGACAGCATCGCCAAGTCGCGCGGTGGCAATGTGGGCGATGCCGGCGGTGCGGCTGACCGCGTGATCAACCAGATCCTGACCGAGATGGACGGCATGGGGGCGAAGAAAAACGTGTTCATCATCGGGGCGACCAACCGACCGGACATCATCGATCCCGCCATCCTGCGCCCGGGCCGTCTGGATCAGCTGATCTACATTCCGCTGCCGGACGAGAAGTCGCGCGAGGCGATTCTGCGCGCCAACCTGCGCAAGAGCCCGGTCGCGGAGGACGTGGACCTGAACTACGTCGCCAAGGTGACGCAGGGCTTCTCCGGTGCCGATCTGACGGAAATCTGCCAGCGGGCCTGTAAGCTGGCCATTCGTCAGGCGATCGAGGCGGAAATTCGCCGCGAGCGGGACCGTGCCGCCAGCCAGAACGCGGCAATGGAT ATGGATGAGGAAGATCCAGTGCCGGAAATTACGCGCGACCATTTCGAGGAAGCAATGAAGTTTGCCCGCCGTTCGGTGTCCGACAACGACATCCGCAAGTACGAAATGTTTGCCCAAACGCTGCAGCAATCTCGTGGATTCGGTACTAACTtccg ATTCCCCTCGGGACAGGGCGCCTCCAGCTCGCAGGGCCAGGGTTCGTCGCAACCGACGAGCAATAATCCCGGCGACAACGGTGACGACGATCTCTACAGTTAG
- the LOC121593207 gene encoding gamma-soluble NSF attachment protein, with product MSSKIEEAQEHIRQAEKCLKTSLLKWRPDFDNAAEEYNKAATCFRNAKSLDQCRDCLMKSADCHRQNRALFHAAKCLDQAILICKEMNNLGDIRKLAERACNLYQQHGSPESGATVLDKAAKILEQSHPEDALQLYKQAVDVVTIEDSTRQGAEYASKVARIMVKLGMYDQAADAIRREIGLHQQVGSEGAIGRLAVALVLVQLARGDYVAAEKAFKEWGNCCDAAEVQTLESLLQAYDDEDPELAQRALSSPFIRHMDVEYARLARDLPLPKGVSIAPKANVIENAAASYVSPNSGAAGDAAAKPAAGPAGGDDEDEGGLC from the exons ATGTCGAGCAAAATCGAAGAAGCTCAGGAGCACATCCGACAAGCTGAGAAATG CTTGAAAACATCACTCCTGAAATGGAGACCCGATTTCGACAATGCGGCCGAGGAGTACAACAAAGCAG CCACCTGCTTCCGGAACGCAAAGTCGCTGGACCAGTGCCGTGACTGTCTGATGAAATCCGCCGACTGTCACCGCCAGAATCGTGCCCTGTTCCACGCGGCAAAGTGTCTCGATCAGGCGATACTGATCTGCAAGGAAATGAACAATCTCGGCGATATACGCAAGCTGGCGGAGCGGGCGTGCAATCTCTACCAGCAGCACGGGTCGCCCGAATCGGGCGCCACCGTGCTGGACAAGGCGGCAAAGATACTGGAGCAGTCGCACCCGGAAGACGCGCTGCAGCTGTACAAGCAGGCCGTCGACGTGGTTACG ATCGAAGACTCAACGCGCCAGGGCGCCGAGTACGCTAGCAAGGTGGCCCGCATCATGGTCAAGCTCGGCATGTACGATCAGGCGGCGGACGCTATACGGCGCGAAATCGGGCTGCACCAGCAGGTCGGTTCGGAGGGTGCCATCGGCCGGCTAGCGGTGGCACTGGTGCTCGTACAGCTCGCCCGTGGCGATTATGTGGCGGCGGAGAAAGCGTTCAAGGAGTGGGGCAACTGTTGCGATGCGGCCGAAGTGCAAACGTTGGAATCGTTGCTACAG GCGTACGATGATGAGGATCCGGAACTGGCCCAGCGAGCCCTGTCGTCACCGTTCATCCGGCACATGGATGTTGAGTATGCACGGCTGGCGCGGGATTTACCCCTCCCCAAGGGCGTCTCGATTGCACCGAAAGCGAATGTCATCGAGAATGCGGCCGCTTCGTATGTTTCCCCCAACAGTGGTGCCGCGGGTGAT GCGGCGGCAAAACCGGCAGCTGGACCTGCTGGTGGTGACGATGAGGACGAGGGTGGcttgtgttag
- the LOC121591952 gene encoding pleiotropic regulator 1, translating to MEEVQRHSVHTLVFRSLKRTHDFFVANQSLLPEIDETLEKLKYNIKARDTYGLVFDRAAKAKALAAKRGDSDRIEGQHGGKDGVLAITAAGEQEGSAPDGTNGQMALVPAATPTPQTASSAVQILPKKAPTIPKPKWHAPWKLCRVISGHLGWVRCVAVEPGNEWFATGAADRVIKIWDLASGKLKLSLTGHVSTVRALAVSPRHPYLFSCGEDRQVKCWDLEYNKVIRHYHGHLSAVYTMSLHPTIDVLVTAGRDSTARVWDMRTKANIHTLTGHTNTVASVVTQAANPQIITGSHDSTVRLWDLAAGKSMCTLTNHKKSVRAIVLHPSLYMFASASPDNIKQWRCPEGNFIQNLGGHNSIVNCMAVNPEGVLVSGGDNGTMFFWDWRTGYNFQRFQAAVQPGSMDSEAGIFSMTFDQSGSRLITTEADKTIKIYKEDDEATEESHPINWRPEIIKRRKY from the exons ATGGAGGAAGTTCAGCGTCACTCGGTGCACACGTTGGTGTTCCGTTCGTTAAAGCGTACGCACGATTTTTTCGTCGCCAACCAATCGCTGCTGCCGGAGATAGACGAAACACT TGAAAAGTTGAAATACAACATTAAAGCACGGGACACGTATGGGTTGGTTTTCGACCGTGCGGCCAAGGCAAAGGCGCTGGCAGCGAAGCGGGGTGACAGTGACCGGATCGAGGGACAGCATGGCGGCAAGGATGGCG TGTTGGCAATAACAGCCGCCGGCGAACAGGAAGGAAGCGCGCCGGATGGTACAAATGGTCAGATGGCGTTGGTTCCTGCCGCTACCCCGACACCCCAGACTGCCTCCAGCGCGGTGCAAATACTGCCAAAGAAAGCGCCCACCATCCCGAAACCGAAATGGCACGCCCCGTGGAAGCTGTGCCGCGTCATCTCGGGCCATCTGGGCTGGGTGCGTTGCGTTGCGGTGGAGCCGGGCAACGAGTGGTTCGCTACGGGTGCCGCCGATCGGGTGATTAAAATTTGGGACCTGGCCAGCGGGAAGCTGAAGCTCTCGCTTACCGGCCACGTCAGCACGGTTCGGGCGCTGGCGGTAAGTCCGCGGCATCCGTACCTGTTCAGCTGCGGCGAGGACCGGCAGGTGAAGTGCTGGGACCTGGAGTACAACAAGGTGATCCGGCACTACCACGGCCATCTGTCGGCGGTCTACACGATGTCGCTGCATCCGACGATCGACGTGCTGGTGACGGCCGGGCGCGATTCGACGGCGCGCGTGTGGGACATGCGCACCAAGGCAAACATCCACACGCTGACCGGGCACACGAACACGGTCGCGAGCGTGGTAACGCAGGCGGCCAATCCGCAGATCATCACCGGCAGCCACGACTCGACCGTGCGGCTGTGGGATCTGGCCGCCGGCAAGAGCATGTGCACGCTGACCAACCACAAGAAGAGCGTGCGTGCGATCGTGCTGCATCCGTCGCTGTACATGTTTGCGTCGGCCTCGCCGGACAACATCAAGCAGTGGCGCTGCCCGGAGGGCAACTTCATCCAGAACCTGGGCGGCCACAACTCGATCGTGAACTGTATGGCGGTCAATCCGGAGGGGGTGTTGGTGTCGGGCGGCGACAATGGTACGATGTTTTTCTGGGACTGGCGCACCGGGTACAACTTCCAGCGCTTCCAGGCGGCGGTCCAGCCGGGCTCGATGGACAGCGAGGCGGGCATTTTCTCGATGACGTTCGACCAGTCCGGCTCGCGGTTGATCACGACCGAGGCGGACAAGACGATCAAGATCTACAAGGAGGACGACGAGGCGACGGAGGAGTCGCATCCGATCAACTGGCGGCCGGAAATTATTAAGCGTAGAAAGTATTAA